The following are from one region of the Silene latifolia isolate original U9 population chromosome 9, ASM4854445v1, whole genome shotgun sequence genome:
- the LOC141602725 gene encoding zinc finger protein MAGPIE-like: MTTNRFLCEICGKGFQRDQNLQLHRRGHNLPWKLKQRTSKEPRKRVYVCPEKTCVHNHPSRALGDLTGIKKHFFRKHGQKKWKCEKCNKKYAVHSDCKAHSKTCGTREYKCDCGTIFSRRDSFITHRAFCDALAEETARMNGASTHFSLNTTGTMNNNLNYQLMGSNMSQHFSSIFKPFSSITTTTTKDETLDLQTQSGVLPFWLGNQLAPTKSNYDNMHHQLNNTTNSFNPQNTPLMLVPGSNLLPDNNGYSPLSWVFGSKISSSSLNNIYINGGELGAITNITSNNNTTSSIPSLYSTQHVDTQTSSSNSSHFMSATALLQKAAQIGANISALTTTSNDALFLGNFAFSKEHNIINNTANGNGNGNSNSNSNCDDGSVYGTSNSTTTNLGSDIEGSGSVHNLSTMYNPTKRQKLQNEYQENYIGGVGNNGGQTRDFLGVSSEANCHPTSVNGWI; this comes from the exons AAGGGTTCCAAAGAGATCAAAACTTACAGCTACATCGTCGCGGACATAACTTGCCATGGAAACTCAAGCAAAGAACAAGTAAAGAGCCAAGAAAAAGGGTTTATGTTTGTCCAGAGAAAACTTGTGTTCATAATCATCCTTCAAGAGCACTTGGGGATCTCACAGGTATTAAAAAACACTTTTTTAGGAAACATGGACAGAAGAAATGGAAGTGTGAGAAGTGTAATAAGAAGTATGCAGTTCATTCTGATTGTAAGGCCCATTCCAAGACTTGTGGAACAAGGGAGTATAAATGTGATTGTGGCACTATTTTCTCAAG GAGGGATAGTTTCATAACTCACAGAGCATTTTGTGACGCTTTAGCAGAAGAAACAGCTAGAATGAATGGAGCAAGTACTCATTTTAGCCTCAATACTACAGGAACTATGAACAATAACCTCAACTATCAACTGATGGGATCTAATATGTCACAACATTTTTCATCTATTTTCAAGCCTTTCTCAtcaattactactactactactaaagACGAAACCCTTGACCTACAAACCCAAAGCGGAGTTCTTCCCTTTTGGTTAGGTAATCAATTAGCCCCAACAAAATCAAACTATGATAATATGCACCATCAACTTAATAACACTACCAATTCATTTAATCCCCAAAATACCCCTCTCATGCTGGTCCCAGGTTCGAATCTCCTTCCAGACAATAATGGGTACTCCCCGTTGAGTTGGGTTTTTGGAAGTAAGATATCCAGTTCATCACTAAACAATATATATATCAATGGCGGAGAACTGGGAGCAATCACCAATATTACTTCAAATAATAATACCACCTCTTCTATTCCTTCCTTGTATAGCACACAACATGTAGACACCCAGACATCCTCTAGTAATTCCTCACATTTCATGTCTGCCACAGCATTGCTACAAAAGGCAGCTCAAATTGGTGCTAATATTTCAGCACTTACTACGACATCAAATGATGCACTCTTTCTTGGGAACTTTGCGTTTTCGAAAGAACATAACATCATCAACAATACTGCtaatggtaatggtaatggtaatagtaatagtaatagtaattgtgACGATGGGTCAGTGTATGGTACTTCCAATTCAACTACAACGAATCTTGGAAGCGACATTGAGGGTTCGGGGTCGGTCCATAATCTATCAACTATGTACAACCCTACTAAGCGTCAGAAGTTGCAGAATGAATATCAAGAAAACTATATAGGAGGAGTTGGAAATAATGGAGGGCAAACTCGGGATTTCCTTGGGGTGAGCTCTGAAGCTAATTGTCATCCAACGTCTGTTAATGGTTGGATTTGA